The Leucobacter sp. UCMA 4100 genome window below encodes:
- a CDS encoding NAD(P)/FAD-dependent oxidoreductase — translation MPNGGKSLLIFLYSVKGDGGEMQTAHLRGHSVDLAIIGAGIVGTSIAVAAAQRGLSVAVIDANPTPGFGSTSASAGIVRVHAGDFASSLMSHESVFAWKNWRDFVGVPASEAAAEFVQCGTFILEDHNETLDKYAAVLEANGIGFSFLGHDTLQEELPWADLEKFGPPAHPDSEEFWKEPDGLIERALHTASSGYVADPALAAQNLAQKARRLGAHFVMGQRVVGASRGAGGNWQLTLQDGNVLESANVVNAAGPASIEVNRLLGVGNDFTVGQRIIRQELHHVTASEEIKNPAHIVDGDLGINFRPEGKDGFMVGSSGDPVDGEELISDSNKYRSDATRDGWYRQAGRAARRIPSLALTAIPKGVAGLYDVTDDWLPIFDKTDQPGVFIAIGTSGNQFKTAPVAGDFLVDLVVAQMNGVNTDEHPLEVHLKEAGQSIQTSVFSRLRTVNDGGMRG, via the coding sequence TTGCCAAATGGTGGGAAGAGTTTGTTAATTTTCCTGTATTCAGTCAAAGGCGATGGAGGGGAAATGCAAACTGCTCATCTCAGAGGTCATAGTGTTGACCTCGCGATTATCGGGGCCGGAATCGTCGGCACGTCAATCGCGGTGGCCGCGGCTCAACGTGGCTTGAGCGTTGCCGTCATCGACGCGAACCCCACGCCGGGGTTTGGGTCGACGAGCGCTTCGGCTGGAATCGTTCGTGTTCATGCCGGTGACTTTGCAAGCAGTCTTATGTCGCATGAGTCAGTATTTGCGTGGAAGAACTGGCGCGATTTTGTTGGGGTTCCTGCGAGTGAAGCTGCTGCTGAGTTTGTCCAATGTGGCACGTTCATTCTTGAAGACCACAACGAGACCCTCGATAAGTATGCTGCGGTGCTCGAAGCAAATGGCATTGGCTTTTCGTTCCTTGGCCACGATACGTTGCAAGAAGAACTGCCATGGGCAGACCTTGAGAAGTTCGGGCCGCCGGCTCACCCCGACTCCGAAGAGTTTTGGAAAGAACCCGACGGCCTGATCGAACGGGCGTTGCATACCGCGAGCTCAGGGTACGTTGCTGACCCCGCTCTCGCAGCACAGAATCTTGCGCAAAAAGCTCGCAGGCTTGGCGCACACTTTGTTATGGGGCAACGCGTTGTGGGCGCTTCTCGCGGTGCAGGTGGAAACTGGCAGTTGACCTTACAGGATGGCAATGTGCTCGAGTCGGCGAACGTCGTTAATGCGGCTGGACCCGCCTCGATAGAAGTTAACCGGCTTCTGGGCGTGGGTAATGACTTTACTGTTGGGCAGCGCATTATTCGCCAAGAGCTACACCATGTAACGGCCTCTGAAGAAATCAAAAACCCGGCCCATATTGTTGACGGTGACCTTGGTATTAACTTTCGGCCAGAGGGCAAAGATGGGTTCATGGTCGGTTCATCGGGAGACCCGGTTGACGGTGAAGAGCTCATTTCTGACTCAAATAAATATCGGAGCGATGCAACTCGCGATGGTTGGTATCGCCAGGCCGGGCGAGCTGCAAGACGCATTCCTTCGCTTGCGCTTACAGCGATTCCTAAGGGCGTTGCCGGTCTCTATGACGTCACTGATGACTGGCTACCGATTTTTGATAAGACTGATCAGCCAGGTGTCTTCATAGCGATCGGTACGAGCGGAAACCAATTTAAAACGGCTCCGGTCGCTGGTGATTTTCTGGTTGACCTGGTCGTTGCTCAGATGAACGGGGTGAACACC